A region of Zeugodacus cucurbitae isolate PBARC_wt_2022May chromosome 5, idZeuCucr1.2, whole genome shotgun sequence DNA encodes the following proteins:
- the LOC105212764 gene encoding protein-serine O-palmitoleoyltransferase porcupine, whose amino-acid sequence MYMSYYNYDEPLEYADEDYDTIPEQNEPINSWTNICETCILPSTMQIISYMGIIIGFSFICHIGIVICYHLKTKKEWLLHIISISAGCGMLTVAVGTNSFIIIFFAIFSYLVFLLINLFPPFRKNIGVIMVICTILTLLCSEHIWKNQIAWEMIKGSAMVVNMKIISIAFEMQETVLKSQRAKNVPNILSFCGYIFTPANLIVGPWIPYSSYLYSIRLNPTKQFHMRRLMWVCFCCLLSLGFLNSSNCIVPYLFSNSSLVWVRIFRDAFAVRCSHYFVSFLSQASLITGGLLIHKDDKPNKWLGHMVTLPLHIEFPRSLSSAVRVWNVPMHKFLKEYIFRGIYKRFNSHLVAIFVTYLVSSLLHGQYLKIYLVLFSLAIFGFVESILRKKISIAFNACVTAQACRKPCHFKHCSSHGWRSDGAILVKLTNLLFSMVTIFHLAYIGAMMNESIAGEDTGFGVDLSLWSSVSYFNHWIVLLTYLLYLVI is encoded by the coding sequence ATGTATATGTCCTACTATAACTATGATGAGCCACTTGAATATGCGGATGAGGATTATGATACCATACCCGAGCAGAATGAGCCAATTAATTCGTGGACAAACATTTGTGAAACCTGCATTTTACCATCCACTATGCAAATAATTTCGTACATGGGAATTATAATTGGTTTCAGCTTCATATGCCACATAGGAATTGTCATTTGCTATCACCTTAAAACCAAAAAGGAATGGCTGCTACACATAATTTCTATCTCCGCGGGATGCGGTATGTTAACTGTAGCTGTGGGCactaattcatttattattatattttttgcaattttttcgtatttagtttttcttttgataaattTGTTTCCACCTTTTAGAAAGAATATTGGTGTCATAATGGTAATATGTACAATTTTGACACTACTTTGCTCCGAGCATATATGGAAAAATCAAATAGCATGGGAAATGATCAAGGGATCTGCCATGGTtgtgaatatgaaaattatttcaatagcttttgAAATGCAGGAAACCGTATTGAAAAGCCAGCGAGCTAAAAACGTCCCGAATATACTTTCCTTTTGCGGCTATATTTTCACTCCGGCAAATTTAATAGTTGGCCCGTGGATTCCATACAGTTCTTATTTATATAGCATACGCTTAAATCCAACAAAACAATTTCATATGCGAAGGTTAATGTGGGTCTGTTTTTGCTGTTTGCTGTCACTTGGTTTTCTCAATTCATCTAATTGCATTGTaccatatttattttcaaattcatccTTAGTTTGGGTGCGTATTTTCCGCGATGCATTTGCCGTCCGTTGTAGCCATTACTTCGTCAGTTTTCTGTCACAAGCTTCACTTATCACTGGTGGTCTTCTTATACATAAGGACGATAAACCAAATAAGTGGTTGGGTCACATGGTCACACTGCCTTTGCACATCGAATTCCCTCGGTCCCTGAGTTCAGCAGTGCGAGTATGGAACGTTCCCATGCATAAATTCctgaaagaatatatatttcgtGGGATTTATAAACGGTTTAATAGTCATTTAGTTGCAATTTTTGTAACTTATTTAGTTTCCTCACTTTTGCATggccaatatttgaaaatatatttagtattattttcattGGCAATATTTGGCTTTGTTGAGAGCATACTTAGAAAAAAGATATCTATCGCTTTTAATGCGTGTGTTACAGCACAGGCTTGCCGAAAGCCATGTCATTTTAAGCACTGCTCCAGTCATGGTTGGCGAAGCGATGGTGCGATATTGGTAAAACTGACGaatcttttattttcaatggtTACCATTTTCCATTTGGCATACATAGGTGCAATGATGAATGAATCTATTGCTGGCGAAGACACGGGGTTTGGCGTTGACTTAAGTCTATGGTCTTCAGTTAGTTATTTTAATCATTGGATAGTACTGCTTACATACCTcctttatttagttatttaa
- the LOC105212767 gene encoding syntaxin-16, producing the protein MTSRNLTEVFVIMRNNASKHRNLYSESRLQDDAERLINNSIRDAEEGLEMRDDYGTPPVWIDKLEEAQYTLSKIKPKLDELGSLHARHLLQPAFDESYEEEKEIEGLSQEISKLITSTHRHIQCIRSSLGIGTKMEQRLTENVVTCLLLQLQELTFKFRNSQSIYVRQLNSREERSQKYFGNDDFTNIDLVSGSTDDHENYVDSFDNFLQPVSSGLNNNKSTKKHSYLYDDDSSQQIDEDFQRPISNRMTKQQLLLFEEENTRFAINRDEEVTKIVKSIYDLNDIFKDLSQMVQEQGTILDRIDYNVEQTQTRVSEGLRQLQRAEMYQRKNRKMCIIMVLAAVTLFMLLLLIFTKL; encoded by the exons ATGACTTCGCGCAACCTAACAGAGGTTTTTGTGATAATGCGCAATAATGCATCCAAACACCGAAATTTGTATTCTGAAAGCAGA TTGCAAGATGATGCCGAgcgtttaattaataattcaataCGTGATGCAGAGGAAGGTTTAGAAATGAGGGATGACTATGGAACACCGCCCGTGTGGATTGATAAGCTGGAGGAGGCACAATACACCTTATCTAA AATAAAGCCAAAACTTGATGAATTAGGCTCTTTACATGCAAGACACTTGTTGCAACCCGCATTCGACGAGAGTTATGAGGAAGAAAAGGAAATTGAAGGCCTTAGCCAGGAAATTTCAAAACTAATCACATCCACTCATCGACATATACAATGTATTCGATCAAGTCTCGGTATAGGAACTAAGATGGAACAGCGGTTAACAGAAAATGTGGTTACTTGCTTGCTACTTCAATTACAAGAATTAacctttaaatttcgaaataGCCAGAGTATTTACGTACGACAACTGAATTCTAGAGAAGAAcgctctcaaaaatattttggaaatgatGACTTTACAAATATTGACTTGGTTTCGGGATCTACAGATGATCACGAAAATTATGTAGATTCTTTCGATAATTTTCTACAACCCGTGTCCTCAGgcctaaataataataaatccacTAAAAAGCATAGCTATTTATATGATGATGATTCCTCTCAACAAATAGATGAAGATTTTCAACGACCAATATCGAACCGAATGACTAAACAGCAACTTCTGCTTTTTGAAGAAGAAAATACTCGGTTCGCTATTAATCGCGACGAAGAAGTTACCAAAATTGTAAAATCCATTTATGATCTCAATGATATATTTAAAGATCTTAGTCAAATGGTACAAGAACAAGGAACTATATTGGATCGTATTGATTACAATGTCGAGCAAACCCAGACGAGAGTATCTGAAGGTCTTCGGCAATTACAACGTGCTGAAATGTATCAaagaaaaaatcgtaaaatgtGTATTATTATGGTATTGGCCGCTGTAACTTTATTCATGCTTCTACTCCTTATTTTTACAAAGTTATAg
- the LOC105212766 gene encoding TM2 domain-containing protein CG11103 produces the protein MSINVCANKYCDCDIKDTMVMHSKHILFNPLTVLIALDLISHMRVVSAIHARSEKEMQTTAVQSVVPITSPSSLTGASAVSTDFNPLGPMVMCSFLPRDFLDCKDPIDHENNNTARAVKGYGCLRFGGSTYEEVEHTEVLCTVFPDIDCYGPRTFLRDGVPCVRYTDHYFVTTLIYSILLGFLGMDRFCLGQTGTAVGKLLTLGGVGVWWVIDVILLITNNLLPEDGSNWNPYI, from the coding sequence ATGTCAATAAATGTGTGTGCCAATAAATATTGTGATTGTGATATAAAAGATACAATGGTAATGCACAGTAAACACATCCTTTTCAATCCCTTAACTGTATTAATTGCCTTGGATTTAATTTCACATATGAGAGTGGTAAGTGCAATCCATGCACGCAGTGAAAAAGAAATGCAAACAACAGCTGTCCAGTCGGTGGTGCCTATTACTTCTCCATCCTCTTTAACTGGTGCATCAGCAGTATCCACAGATTTCAATCCGCTTGGACCAATGGTTATGTGTTCGTTTTTGCCACGTGACTTTCTCGATTGCAAAGATCCAATTGATCATGAAAACAACAATACAGCCAGGGCAGTCAAAGGCTACGGATGCTTACGTTTTGGAGGATCTACGTATGAAGAAGTAGAGCATACTGAAGTTCTGTGCACAGTATTTCCAGATATTGATTGCTATGGACCACGTACATTTTTACGAGACGGTGTGCCCTGTGTTCGCTACACAGATCATTATTTTGTGACAACacttatatatagtattttattaGGATTTTTAGGTATGGATAGATTTTGTTTAGGCCAAACTGGCACAGCCGTTGGAAAGTTATTAACACTTGGCGGAGTTGGAGTATGGTGGGTTATTGACGTTATCCTACTTATAACAAACAACTTGCTTCCAGAGGATGGAAGCAATTGGAACCCTTACATCTAA
- the LOC105212768 gene encoding RNA-binding protein pno1, giving the protein MEVENIKGDDFLPPSVSKKAPKRSADHNTAMQVDEESPLQETKQRFQAPRAKRQKSDIRKISVPPHRYSSLKEHWMKIFTPVVEHMKLQIRFNMKAKQVELRISDETPDISNLQKGADFVKAFLCGFEVDDALALLRLEDLFVETFEVKDVKTLRGDHLSRAIGRLAGKGGRTKFTIENVTKTRIVLADSKIHILGSYQNIQLARRAICNLILGSPPSKVYGNLRSVASRLSERM; this is encoded by the exons ATGGAAGTGGAAAATATAAAAGGCGACGATTTCTTGCCGCCATCCGTGTCTAAAAAGGCACCAAAACGATCTGCAGATCATAACACAGCAATGCAGGTCGATGAGGAGTCTCCGTTGCAGGAAACAAAGCAAAGATTTCAAGCACCGCGTGCAAAACGACAAAAAAGTGATATTAGGAAAATCTCTGTTCCACCACACAG ataCTCTTCACTCAAAGAACATTGGATGAAAATCTTTACTCCTGTTGTCGAGCATATGAAACttcaaataagatttaatatgaaagcaaaacaa gtaGAACTAAGAATTAGCGATGAAACACCTGACATATCTAATCTTCAAAAAGGTGCTGACTTTGTTAAAGCATTCTTATGTGGATTCGAAGTGGATGATGCTCTGGCGTTGCTTCGTTTAGAAGACTTATTTGTAGAAACATTTGAAGTAAAGGATGTAAAAACTCTACGTGGTGATCACTTGAGTCGTGCAATAGGACGCTTGGCTGGTAAAGGAGGACGCACAAAATTCACAATTGAAAATGTTACGAAAACGCGCATCGTTTTGGCCGACAGCAAAATTCATATCTTGGGGAGTTATCAAAATATTCAGCTAGCAAGGAGAGCGATTTGCAATCTTATTCTTGGTTCACCCCCAAGTAAGGTATACGGTAACCTCCGTTCGGTGGCTAGTCGGCTATCTGAACGAATGTGA
- the LOC105212765 gene encoding cathepsin B, giving the protein MKVIFVSFLLLAVVIIVSGEKDATVPHFLSNEFIELVRNKAKTWTPGRNFHESIGEKYIRGLMGVHPDSHKFALPQLIKESEESEIELPEEFDSRKQWSQCPTISEIRDQGSCGSCWAFGAVEAMSDRFCIHSNGTQNFHFSADDLVSCCHTCGFGCNGGFPGAAWSYWTRKGIVSGGAFGSNQGCRPYEIAPCEHHVNGTRPACDGEHGKTPRCQHKCQSSYKGDYVKDKHYGAKSYSIGRNPRDIQEEIYTNGPVEGAFTVYEDLILYKDGVYQHVVGKALGGHAIRILGWGVEKGTPYWLIANSWNTDWGNNGYFKILRGEDHCGIESAISAGIPRIDNN; this is encoded by the exons ATGAAAGTTATTTTCGTTAGTTTTCTTTTATTGGCTGTTGTGATCATAGTATCTGGAGAAAAAGATGCCACTGTTCCCCATTTTTTATCAAATGAATTCATTGAATTGGTGCGCAATAAAGCCAAAACATGGACG ccgGGAAGGAATTTTCACGAATCTATTGGTGAGAAATATATACGTGGTTTAATGGGAGTACACCCCGATTCGCATAAATTCGCACTGCCCCAATTAATAAAGGAATCTGAAGAGAGCGAAATTGAATTACCAGAGGAATTTGATTCGAGAAAGCAATGGTCTCAATGTCCAACAATTTCGGAGATACGAGATCAAGGTTCTTGCGGATCGTGTTGGGCGTTTGGAGCTGTGGAAGCAATGTCCGATAGG TTTTGCATTCATTCCAATGGAAcccaaaattttcacttttccgcTGACGACTTAGTGTCATGTTGTCACACCTGTGGATTCGGATGCAACGGAGGATTTCCAGGAGCTGCTTGGAGCTATTGGACCCGAAAGGGAATTGTTAGTGGTGGTGCTTTTGGATCGAATCAG GGTTGTCGTCCATATGAAATTGCACCATGTGAACATCATGTAAATGGAACGCGTCCAGCCTGTGACGGTGAGCATGGAAAGACACCCCGTTGCCAACATAAATGTCAATCAAGTTATAAAGGTGATTACGTTAAAGATAAGCATTACGGAGCTAAATCGTATTCTATCGGACGCAATCCGCGAGATATACAAGAAGAAATTTATACGAATGGCCCAGTTGAGGGAGCCTTCACGGTTTATGAAGATTTAATATTGTACAAAGACGGAGTTTATCAACATGTAGTTGGAAAGGCCCTTGGAGGTCACGCTATTCGTATTTTAGGATGGGGAGTAGAGAAGGGTACACCATACTGGTTGATAGCCAATTCATGGAACACAGATTGGGGAAATAATGGATACTTTAAGATATTGCGTGGTGAAGATCACTGTGGAATCGAAAGCGCGATATCTGCAGGTATTCCAAGGATTGATAATAACTAA